The proteins below are encoded in one region of Pontibacter deserti:
- the ald gene encoding alanine dehydrogenase, whose protein sequence is MIIGVPKEIKNNENRVGATPAGVNELVRNGHTVYVQATAGEGSGYADEDYQKAGATILPTIEEVYAIAEMIIKVKEPIESEYNLIKEDQLLFTYFHFASYEPLTHAMIERKAVCLAYETVERPDRSLPLLVPMSEVAGRMAIQEGAKYLEKPLKGRGILLGGVPGVRPAKVLILGGGVVGTNAAKMAAGMGADVTILDTNLARLRYLDDILPANVNTQMSNEYTIRELVQTHDLIIGAVLIPGAKAPNLITRDMLKTMKPGTVLVDVAVDQGGCIETCKPTTHENPTFIIDDVVHYCVANMPGAVPFTSTQALTNATLPYAVQLANKGWKQACADNAELKKGLNVVNGKVVYPGVAEAFGLEYTDVAAVL, encoded by the coding sequence TGCAGGTGTAAATGAACTGGTACGTAACGGCCACACCGTATATGTACAGGCTACTGCCGGCGAAGGCAGTGGTTATGCTGACGAAGATTATCAGAAAGCAGGTGCTACTATACTTCCAACTATAGAAGAAGTATATGCCATTGCTGAGATGATTATCAAAGTAAAAGAGCCGATTGAATCTGAATACAACCTGATCAAAGAAGATCAGTTGCTGTTCACTTACTTCCACTTTGCATCTTACGAGCCGCTTACACACGCTATGATCGAGCGTAAAGCAGTTTGTCTTGCTTACGAAACTGTTGAGCGCCCAGACAGAAGCCTGCCTTTGCTGGTTCCTATGTCTGAAGTTGCTGGCCGTATGGCAATACAGGAAGGTGCTAAATACCTTGAAAAACCGTTGAAAGGCCGTGGTATACTTTTAGGTGGTGTACCAGGTGTGCGTCCTGCTAAAGTGTTGATACTTGGTGGTGGTGTGGTAGGTACAAACGCTGCTAAAATGGCTGCCGGTATGGGTGCTGATGTAACTATACTTGATACTAACCTGGCACGTCTGCGTTACCTGGATGATATCCTTCCTGCAAACGTAAATACGCAAATGTCGAATGAGTACACCATCCGTGAGCTTGTTCAGACACACGACCTTATCATTGGTGCAGTACTTATCCCGGGTGCAAAGGCTCCAAACCTGATCACACGCGACATGTTGAAGACCATGAAGCCAGGTACCGTCTTGGTTGACGTTGCTGTTGACCAGGGTGGTTGCATCGAGACTTGTAAGCCTACTACGCACGAGAACCCGACTTTCATTATTGATGATGTAGTTCACTACTGCGTGGCTAACATGCCAGGTGCTGTACCTTTCACGTCTACTCAGGCGCTTACTAACGCTACATTGCCTTATGCAGTGCAGTTAGCCAACAAAGGCTGGAAACAAGCTTGCGCTGATAACGCTGAGCTGAAAAAAGGTCTGAACGTTGTGAACGGTAAAGTAGTTTATCCAGGTGTAGCTGAAGCTTTTGGCTTAGAATATACTGATGTAGCTGCTGTACTGTAA